One stretch of Pseudomonas fluorescens Q2-87 DNA includes these proteins:
- a CDS encoding MFS transporter — MTTSSLAINANYGERTSTRIAFLIAGLVMSAWAPLVPLAKARTGLDESGLGLLLLGLGVGSIVAMPFAGHLTARYGCRPVIVCSTATLCVLLVLLSSLSWLPGLALAVVLFGAAMGMLDCAMNIQSIIVEKNSGEALQSGFHGLYSVGGILGAGALTALLSIGLEPVFSVLCVVIVVMGCLYKAIPSLLTYGTEKNGPIFAIPKGIVFLLGALCFIVFLTEGAVLDWGAVFLVSSRNMEPTLAGLGYASFAAAMTLGRLTGDALVRRFGGVRVVAYGGMIAATGMLVSLGFEGWPASLLGYALLGAGCSNIVPVLFTATGKQDRMPQRVAIPAVISMGYAGILIGPAVIGFVAHMSSLSFALGGLVFLLLFVSAAAHCLRV, encoded by the coding sequence ATGACTACGTCATCGTTAGCGATCAACGCCAATTACGGCGAACGCACGTCAACCCGTATTGCTTTCCTGATCGCAGGGCTTGTCATGTCGGCATGGGCGCCCTTAGTGCCGCTTGCCAAGGCGCGCACGGGGTTGGACGAAAGCGGGTTGGGGCTTTTGCTGCTGGGCCTGGGCGTGGGGTCGATTGTTGCCATGCCGTTTGCCGGGCACCTCACCGCACGTTACGGCTGCCGCCCAGTCATTGTGTGTTCCACTGCGACTTTATGTGTATTGCTTGTACTGTTGAGCAGCCTCAGTTGGCTGCCGGGCCTGGCATTGGCCGTAGTGCTGTTTGGCGCGGCTATGGGCATGCTGGATTGTGCGATGAACATTCAGTCCATCATTGTGGAAAAAAACAGTGGCGAGGCACTTCAGTCGGGGTTCCATGGCCTGTACAGCGTCGGAGGCATTCTGGGTGCCGGCGCGTTGACTGCACTGTTGAGCATAGGATTAGAACCGGTGTTTTCAGTGCTGTGCGTCGTCATCGTGGTAATGGGGTGCCTGTATAAAGCGATTCCAAGTTTATTGACCTATGGAACCGAAAAAAACGGCCCGATCTTTGCGATCCCAAAAGGCATTGTCTTTTTACTGGGCGCGCTGTGCTTCATCGTTTTTTTAACCGAAGGCGCAGTACTGGACTGGGGTGCTGTCTTTCTCGTATCCAGCCGGAACATGGAGCCCACCTTGGCCGGCTTGGGTTATGCCAGTTTTGCGGCGGCGATGACCCTGGGACGGCTGACAGGGGATGCCCTCGTACGCAGATTCGGCGGCGTGCGCGTGGTGGCTTATGGCGGAATGATTGCTGCCACCGGCATGCTCGTATCGCTTGGATTCGAGGGCTGGCCTGCCTCGTTACTGGGATATGCATTGCTCGGCGCAGGATGCTCGAACATTGTTCCCGTGCTGTTTACCGCCACCGGAAAACAGGACCGCATGCCCCAAAGAGTCGCCATACCGGCGGTTATCTCCATGGGCTATGCAGGAATTTTGATAGGCCCGGCGGTGATCGGTTTCGTTGCCCATATGAGCAGTCTTTCATTTGCGTTAGGGGGCCTGGTGTTTCTTCTACTATTTGTGAGCGCTGCCGCGCACTGTCTGCGCGTGTGA